Genomic segment of Panicum virgatum strain AP13 chromosome 2K, P.virgatum_v5, whole genome shotgun sequence:
TGATAATTTTTAGTTCATGAGCTTGTATTATTCAACTACGCTATTACCTAATTCGGACAAGTTTGTTTCAAAATAGCTACCCACCTATTTTGTTAAAGGAAGATACTGTCTAACATAAATCTTTTCTTGCAGTCCAATGAGGCTGCTGGTGGCAATATGCAGAAGGCACCTTATATATTCAGATTTGAGGAGTGTTGGCTTCTAAGAGATGAATGCCGTACGTTTGTAGCCAACAACTGGGCAGCTGATACAGGTAATTTGGAAGGGTTGGATAAATGGCAGGAAAGGATTAGAAGGTTGAGGAGGTGTCTCAAAGGTTGGAATCGGGATATTTTGGGTGAAAGAAAAAGAGCTAAGCAGGCTCTGCGTTATAAGATTTCTGAATTTGAGAGGAAAATTAATTCTCGGGAATTGTCTGTTGAAGAATGGTATGAGAAAACAGCTCTGGACACTGCTCTGATGAACATTTCTAGAGAGGATGATGTGTGGCGACGGCAAAGATACAGAGAGAGGTGCTACTTGGAAGGGGGATTGGCCACTGCCTATATAGATGAAGAATCTTGTGACAGTAAAAACAAGTTGATGATTACCTCCTTGGCAACCTTAGAAGATGATGAAGCTAAACATGCTACTGCATACTACAAGGATTTGTTTATGCATGAAGAAAGATGTAACATGAGATTGCAGAGTTGTTTCTGGGATGATGACGATAAACTTAATGAACAAGACAATTTCCATCTCGATAAACTCTTTACTATTGAGGAAATCAAGGAAGCTGTATGGGATATGGAAAGTGATATTGCCCCTGGTCCGGATGGGATACCTATCACTTTCTACAAAGAATTCTGGGATGTTATCAAAGGTGATCTGAAGCAAATGTTTGATGAGTTTCATACTGGGAATCTAAACATTCATCGACTTAACTTTGCTTTCCTTGCATTGATCCCCGAAAGCGAAGGTCCTACTTGTATTGAGAAATGTCGTCCTGTCTATCTGTTGAATATCAGCTGCAagatcttttcaaaaatattggCTAACAGGTTAAGTAAAGTTGTTGATAAAATCGTGGACAAAGCCCAGAATGGTTTTCTACCTGAGAGAAGCATTCTAGATGGACTGGCTATTGTTCATGAGGTGTTACATGAATTAAACAAGAACCATGTGGCTGGAATTCTTTTGGAATTAGATTTCGATAGTTCGTATGCTAATATAAATTTGGATGTCCTCAAAGAAGTATTGATTTTGAAGGGCTTCACCAACAAGTGGATCCACTGGATGAAGATATTACTGCAAGGGGGATCTGTGAGTATCATGGTGAATGGGAAACCAGGGCATTATTTTGAGCAAAAAGGTCTTCATCAAGGAGATCCCCTTTCACCACTCTTGTTCAGTTTGGTAATTGATGCATTATCAGCTATATTGAATAAAGGTAAGGAGAAAGGCATATTGGAAGGATTAGCTGCACATATTACGTACAAGGGAGTGCTAAATGTGCATTGCGCAGAAGATACAGTACTTTTGCTCAAGGATGATGTTGAAATGGCTGTTAAACTCAAGTTCCTTTTGACTTGCTATGAATTAATTTCAGGGTTAAAGATCAACTTTCTAAATAGTAAAGTTACATACATCGGTGAAGATAAATCAAAGCAAGAATAATATGAGCAAGTGTTTACATGCAACTCTGGAAGCTTGCCTATTAAATACCTAGGTGTGCCCATAAGTAGTTCAAGATTATAAAGAGAAGATTGGCAGCCACTTATTGACGAGATGCATTCCAAACTAGCGGCATGTGAAAGCAACAATTTATCTTTGAATGAGAGAGTCGCATTGATAAATTCATCAGTCAGTCGCACTCTAATTTACAGTATGTCACTCTATTGGCTGCCAGACTGGTTGATTACAGAAATAGATCGAATCTGGGTTAGGTTCTTGTGGCATGGCACAGTTCAGAAGCAAAAGTATCATCAGAAAGAACGGACACGAATATACGTCTCTGAGGATGATGAAAATCTGAGCATTCTTAATGTTCGTGTTCTGAATGAATGCCTTCTGTCTAGGTGGCTTTACAGATTTGGGGAGCATGATGAAACCTTGTGGAAGGAGATTATTGATAAGAAATATGCAGTCTATGTGAACAGCACCTGTGATATAAAGAAACATGGGTGCTCTGAATTCATGAAGGCTGTGTGTGGGAGTAGAGATATGTTCCATCTTGGCTGTGACAAATCTCTAGTGGATGATGATAGAATTCGTTTCACTCACAACAGATGGGAGGATAATGCTTCTTTTGGCTGCAAATGCCCAAGGGTCATGAAGAAAGTGAAGGATACATTGTTGCCAGTGTCGGCAAACGgtgctggaggaaggggaaatgGTATATTCCAGTATGAAGATGCTTCTGCTTCCACCAGAATGGAATAgttgagtccaatggggtggtgtTGGATAGATCTAAAGTTTACACTGCTGATAAGAAATATGGCCAAAGGTGGAGAGTAGAAGAGAGTAGTAAGTTACACAGGAAATTTCTTGGTAGGTTGCTTAAAAGGTGCAGACTTGCAGGTGTTATGGACTTGTAGCCTGTAGGATGCCTCACAAAAACAAGATCTTCATCTGGATGGTTCTCAACGACTGCATATTTACTAGCGAAAATATGAAGAAATTGAGCTCGAAAGGCAATGGTAGCAGTTGTGCTTTCTCAGGTGCTTTAGAAATCAGAAATGACTGCATATTTACTAAAAAAAAGTATGGAGAAATGGAGGTTGAAATGCGATGATACAAATTGTGCTTTTTGTGATGCCTTTGAAATCAGAAACCATCTTTTCTTTCAGTGCTCTATTGCTCAACGCGTTTGGGACCTTTGCTGCACTGTAGGCAGAATGAACTGGTTCCCAAGAAACACTATGGAACTGATAGATCGTATTGTTTCTTCTGTAGGAACATACATTACTTAGAACTTATATAAACAGGATCTTAACATCTAAAACACGAGCACAACTTATAAAATGGACTTAGAAAACAACCGGCGGAGATCGCATGTCCAGATCCGGCCATGTTGGTTCGAGTAGAGGCTGGTGTAGATGTTCCCGTCGTCCGTGTAGGCCGTAGTTGTACACGTCTATCCTTCGGGCATCCACCTCGTTTGCTCAGGAACGGCCATGGCCTTCAGATGGCTCCAGTGCCACCATGGATCGGGTGGCTTTTTTAGGGTGGTGCAGGTGTTTATTCGGCGAGCTAACCCTTTTTAATTCGGCATCGGGCAACTTGAGGCTGCAACCATGAGTTGGTTGCGGCTCCGATCAAGACGAGTAAGAAccgctttcctctttttctcattTTTGATCCTTTTGACCACTTTTTTTTGAAGCATCTTCGTCACAAAAGGAGGCTACGATGGTTCTTCTGGGAGCAGCTGAGGTGTTCTGGTCCATTTGGCCTGCAAGAAACAAAACACTGTAAGAAGAAGTCACTTTTCTAACAAAACACTGCAGTATGCAGCGGTCAGCACTGGGACAATTTAAGCTAGCTAGGTCAGGATTATATAGGAGCCTTTTGTACATCTGCAGCTGAACTTAATTTACCAAGTATTGAACTTTAATTTCTACCCTACATTGTTCCTGCCTCACTTCTGGAGAGACTAAAATGGAGAACGTAAAATAGGCTAGACATGTTGCTTTCCTCTCTCCAACTTTAATTTTTCGCAAATCTTGTAACTGCCTTGCATCGATTAATACAAGTTCAGCTCGGCATATAGATATATACCTGCTGTAGTTCctctaaaaaaaatacattatAGATCTGTCGCCTGAACAAAAAATCCAGTGCTTGACTAACCGTCTTTCCTATGTGTTCCAGCAGCACTACAAGAAGATCTTCCTCGCAATTTCACTATCTGATTATTAACATATGCTATTATAAAGGTTACTTGTTTCGCATCACCTGATTGAAGGATCGAAGAAATCCAGTTGCTCTAGTTCGCAGTTTTTGCTGACTCATGACAGAGGATTTAACATACTAGGTAGAATCGTGTGTAACTAGAGCAGCAGTGTTCATTAGTTCTGAGCTTAACAACGTTGGCATGTTCACTTGCTTCGACTGGAGAGCATGGGCTAATTGGATCGTCATGCGATTTTCGGTTTGTCTTACCAGTAGTTATATATACAGTATATCGCGGCACTCAGAACATGTGACCCCACTCCACTCTATCCTTGGACAGCAAAATAAATCAAGCTTACCAAGCTACACAAAAACGTTTACTTCAAAGTCCAAGAGCACTGCAAAAGGCCTTTTAGTAAGCTCTCAGAGAATCCAGCGATCATCACCAGAGCCAATAGCCCATCCAGCTGTAGAAGTAGAACCAGTGGTCTGCACTCTGCACTTAGAAAAAAGGCTAGGTGTAAGAACATGGCGGTTTAAGCTTTACCGATGTGTATGTGTGGAGGACCTCTATTGAGCGACATGGCGCGTGGAACTGTAGAAGAGGCCACCGTGTGCGGTGTGCTATGTATGACAGCATAGAGAAGAGTAAGTTCATGGAGTCATGATTAGCCCGGCTAATCATCCCCTTGGCCTGGAAATTGGGAGGCAAGGAAATGGGTGGTGCTATGCCAGCGAGGCAATAGCATAGCGCGGCTAGCCATGGGTACAGTATTTGGTAACGGGACAtctagtgtaattttttttttgagaccaaCATCCAGTGTAATAATAGAGCAGTCACTATTCCATTTAGCAAATAATAGAGTAGTATTTACTTGGATTTCATTTGGTTAGTTTTCTTGTGTTGGAACGCAGCCACTTGGTTTGACTTTTGAGCCAGATTCAAAGGGTAGTTCGTAATACTTCAAAGTCTTCAGAATCCTAAATTCAGTGCAAAATTCCAAATGCTTCATCCCAATCTCATTATTTGCTTTCCGTTTCCGATGCGGTTCTTATAGGCCCAATCGAGCccattagagcatctccagccggATGACTAAATGGGCATCAATCTCTTCTTTTAGTCTCCCAGGTGAAAAAACCAACTCCAGCCGGACCCCTAAACGGGCTACCATTTTGTGGAGGTTACCAAATTTTGGCCCAGGTCcctagaactggaggccctctaTTTCCACCCGACATGTGAGCCTCacttctttttttcctctttccCCTCTCCTCTGGTTCGCTCGCTCGGAGAGGCGCTCGCGgctcccgcgccggccgcccccgccgccatcCCGCCTGCTCCTCTCCCGGGGCGCTCGCCATCGCTGCGCTCCTGTGCTGCGGCCGGCCTCACCATCGCCGCGCTCCTGTgctgcggcgccgcggcggcggcggtcccgcgcgccgcggcctcgctcCTGCCGCTGGCGGCGTCGACCGCCCtctggtgcgcggcggcggggctcttTGCGGCCGAGGAGCAGCGGGGCGCCGCGGACGCCGTGGAGGCCGTGGTGCTCGTGGGTGGCCGCCGTCGGCGGGGCAAGCCTGAGGCCGGGCTGGTGCAGGTGATCGGTAGGCCAACGCGAGAGCGTACGCGGCCACCGGCGGGGCGTCCAGGTGGGGTGCTTTCTGCGCAGTTCGGCGTGGCGCGGTGTTGACGAGGACGGCGAGGAGGTCGTCTTCGCCGGCGATGGACGAGGCGGTCGCCCACCCCCAAATCTCTCGTCGATGGCCCCGCCGTCCCCCATTACGTGCCGCCCCTCCGCGGAGCGGCACCCGCTGTTGCTCTGCGCCCGCGCGCCTCGCGTTGATGGAGCGGCGCTCGGCCTGCGGTGGGCGCTGCCGCCGACGAGGGAGCCGCTGGTCGCGACGCGGGGgatcgtggcggcggcggcggcggagccgtgGTCGTTGGCGTGGGTGCAGGTGTGGCCTagcaggagcaggagggagGCGCCGCCGAGGTGCGCAGTGACGGGGCAGCTAGCGGGGCGCACTGGCGTTGGGAGGGGTGCCGGCATGGAGGTCGCCCTCGCCAGCGCCACGGTCGTCGCCATGGGCACGGGGAACCGCGTCCTCTACAAGCTCGCGCTTGTGCCGCTCCGGGACCGGGCCTCGTGCATAGAGAGGAGGACCAGGGCGGCGAGCCCGGCggagagcagggcggcggcgacagccATGGGGTGCGCCTCGTAGAAGTGGCGGAACCGCATCGCGACGGAGGCCTCGAGGTGCGGGTTCTTGGGCTTGCGGCCCTTGCGGGAGATCCCGGCCTCGAGGTcgaagtcgccgccgccgccggctctggTGGGGTAGCGAAAGGACATGGGGCTCCCCGGACCGAACCCCTAGCCGCTCATCTCGTGCAAGAACTCGACCGCCCGAGATCACTTGGGCAGCACGCAGGGGAGGACCGACCCAGATCCGGATAGGGTGCTACGTTTCGCCCAGCaggaagggaaggggagggaacACCTAGcgggcgctcgtcgccggcgaagacgtggtgaatggcgctgccgctcgcccagtggtcgccggctcgccgcgagGAGAGGGGGCCAGGAGGAGAGGCAGAGACCAGGGAAGGGGGTGGTGGGAGCCGGTAGAGTTTCGCTGACAGCTGGGTCCTACTAGTCAGATTAATTTAGGAGCCATCATTTGGTCGGGCTGACTGGAGTCCGGAGAGAATTTCAAACCCCTAAATTTTATGGGCCGgcccaaaaatacaaaatagaGACCCATATTTGGGGAGCCGGCTCTTAGAGCCCTAAAGCCCCACCAGAACCCAATCGAGCCCAGCAAAGAGCCCCTTCTTtacccttccccttcctcgctTCGGTTACCAATCCCCACGCCATTTTCCTCGCACACATCGACGTGGTCTGCGCGCCGCCCACCCCATCCCACCCCTACCTCCGATCCCATCCCAAACCCTATAGCTgcctcagccgccgcctccgcctccgactCCGCTCTGATGGCGGGACAAGCCCGCGACCGCGGGAGCCGCGCGTCCCGGAAGGGCCGCACCGCCCGCGcgggccccgcggcggcgcccccgccggcctccGATCCCGATCCAGCCGCCGGCGAAGACGCGGCGGACGAGCTGGAGGAGCGCCTGCTAAAGAGACTGGACGAGGCgtacgcggcggcgctggcccgtCTCGCCGACCTCGGCCACAGTGAGGAGGCGTCGCTCGAGGCCGTCCTCCGCGCGGGCCACTGCTACGGCAAGCTCAACGACCCCGTCTCCAACATCGTCGCCAACGCCCGCAACTACCTCTCCGACCCCGGCCACGCTGGCGGGGTCGGCGGCTTCGCCGACCTCCGGCGCCTCGAGGAGTATTCCCTCGCGGGGCTCGTCTGCCTTCTCCAGAGCAGCCGTCCCACCCTCACCCGGGGCGAAGCCCTGTGGTGCCTTCTCTCCAGCGACCTCCGCCTCGAGGAGGCGGTTGCCATAGGCTGCTCCCTCAATGGTAAGCACGCACAAGCTGCGGCCCCTGCTGAGAGTGAGGACCTCTCCCCAGATGTGGCCGAGACCCCACAGCGTGGACACATCCACTACCATAACaccacagctgccgccgccgcccatgacCCCGCTCTTTTAGACCCGAAATCCTTCATGAGACTCGCGGTATGCCAGGGTCCTGCCGCTGCGACCATCTCCTGCCTCAAGGCTGCTGGGTGGTCACGGTCCAGCGGTGCTGTACCAGAAGGGCAACCTAAGGAGTCCTTTGCCAAGAAGCTCTCGACTGAGGAGCTCATTGAGTCTGTTGTTGCGGAACTTGAAGCGCTGGACATTGACAAGAAGGATCCACCAGATGCAAACCCTGATCCAAAGAACCAGATGGTGCGTGACCTTATTAAGCAGACAAGAGAGATGGAAGCGCAGCTCAAGGAACGAAGGGAATGGGCACAGGGAAAGGCTATACAGGCTGCTCGCAAGCTTGGTACTGATCTCACCGAGCTGCGTGTGCTGCGGATGGAACATGATGAGAACCAGCGACGGAAGAAGGAAAAGCAGGTGATGGAGGATGACACAATGAAGCGACTTGCTCATCTGGagaatgagctgaagaaaaagagtgggcaGCTTGACCGGAGTAATGCGACAGTTCAGAGGCTGGAAATGGAAAATGCAGAGATACGTGCAGAGATGGAAGCTGCAAAGCTGAGTGCATCAGAGACTGAGAGACAATGTCAGGGTCTGTTAAGGAAAGAGAAGAAGGATACCAAAAAGCTTGATGTCTGGGAGCGCCAGAAAGCGAAGCTCAAGGAGGACATTGCTGAATGCAAGACAAAGATTACACAGGCTGAGAGGGAGCTTTCTGAGGTCAACAAGGCAATAAAAAACATGGAGGTTAGGAAAAACTCGAAAATTCAATATGCTTGTTCGTCTCATAGTTCCATGGGTTTCATTTCTGTTATGTGCTAGGAGGTACTTGGTTATATTCTAAAATCTTCATGCTAGAAGAGATCAAATATCTACAATTGAGTGTAGTTGTAGCAGATTACTGTTGTTGTGTATTTCAGTTTAGTCAAATACACCTAGTCTGCTCTGTGTAGGGGCTAGGGCCAGTGCGGCCTTAGCCTGTCTGTTTGGTCCAGATTTCTTAAGTACCTAGGTGTATTGCTTTGTTTTGATTGCTTTCTATCTATTAGTTTCTAATTGTTAGGCAACCCTTCTCTTTAAAAAGGGATAATTCAGGCTATTCCACCATTTTCAGCGGAAATCTAGTGTCACATTTGCAATTTGATGCCTAAGTGACACATGACTCCCCAAATAACCGCGTGGCAGGTGCGGTGAGCAATCCCCAAATATGAAACCGATAAGTTCACATGACTCCTATATCAATCACAATAAAGTAACCACTCCTGAatcaccactggatggagttcCATTTGGAAGGAGGGGTCGTCAGATGAAGGCAAGAATGAATTATCAAGGAACTTCCCTGCCCTCCTAGCCCCTACAATCCATACCGCAGCTCTAGGCTGTTGGGTAGGggcaggccctgtttggataccAGGGTTAGAGTTAGAGTTGGCTTTTTGGAGCTCATCTAACCCTGAAATATCCAAACAGGAGGGTTAGAGTTGGTTAGATACCCAAAAAAAACTATCCCCTCCAAGGGGTGCTTAGATTAGATGGGGCCCACtttttctcctctctctctcttgctagAAAGAGGCCAAATGATTGGAAAGGTGCATTTATGGTCAATCTAACCCTTCTATCCAAACACCTCTTTGGTTAGAGTTAGTTCATAGATACTCATGAGTTAGATACTAACTCTAACCTCTAACTTAGTTAgagtatccaaacagggccacaGTCATATGATCATATCCAATCCATTGTTTAACCCTAGGGCCTAGGCTATCAGTTTGGTATCAGTGATTTGTCACTAGCAGAGTTTTAATGCTTGAAGGGGGTATGGTTGATGATCCTGGATGGATTGTAAGGTCCTCCTGTAGTAGATTAAGTGTGTCTAATGAAGAAGTGGTGGTGAAATCTGAAAACCAGAAACAAAGACATGAGGGTACATGTGTCTTTATGTGGTTGCATGTAGCCATAAGTTGACGAAACTTGGGAATCAGTAAACAGTTAAACATACAGTCAAGAATCTCCAAACAATTGTGTCTTGGTGACGGGTTGTACTTCCTCAGGCCACAGATGTCATAGAGCTATTCCATGTGCATATTTTGTTGGTTTCAGAGGGTGCTGCAAGCTTTTTATTACTGCATGCATTTTTGAACTACTGGACCACAAAAAATGCATATTCTGCATATGGTTTTTGCACTAATGCTGATCCAGGCCTAACTATGTGGTCAGTTGTAAAACTGGGGATGCACGCGTTAATGCCAACTGGTTACGGGTTTGCCCTCTATGCATCGGTGTATGTCATGTACTGAAAGAGGAAGAGCAGGCATAAAGGCAGTGTCCGTAATCATTCATCAGTCATTTGCTTTATGCTGCATCGCGTAATGCAGTCTTGTGCTTTGATCTTGTTTTTATCATGTCCCAGCTGCCCATGGCAATCTTGTTTGACTTCCATACACACTTTTGTACTAAATTTGCTAATTCTGACTAGCATAGTGACAGCCATTCCATACGCATAGCATATGTTGGCAAACTTTGTGTAGCTTACTAGCTTTTAGTGAATGTATTCCATGGGTAAAGCATTTGACATTAGTCTTGTGCTATGTTAGAATTATGCCCATGTGTTGCTGTATTTTGCTTTGTATTGTGATGTTTCAAATCGAAAGATTCGGCTCAACCACTGTTATCCCAAAGCAAATTTGGCTTGTTCAGTGTTAATCTGTGACTAGGTTCAGTCTTATTTGTCTACCATTAAACTATTGCTTGTTTCACATTGCAAAGTTTGTTGGCACTGTTATTTGAACTGATTGAACTTTTAGCTATGACTAGAGTTTAGTGACTTATATTTTAGTTAACACTTCCACTTGCAGGTTATTACAACCATAAGTTGTTTTGAAATGCCATTTCTCTTAGAGAAACCATAGATGTACCAATACAGGGGAATAATGCAATTGCTTCTCCCTACCTTAGCTGTCCAGTATGCACATGTTGCCTGGTTTTCTGGTAAATAGGGTTCCTTCTACACCTATTTTCTTATGGCAGTTCCTGATGATTATTATAATATTAGTCCCTTAACCTGCCTACCCTGAACATTACCTTGTTTAATTTTCTGGATTTGTACCTAAATTGGCTGATGTATTACTGACATAAACAGGCTGTAACTTGCTCATTGGTGCGGTATTTAGGGGACTGATAACACACCCTTTTATCTCCAATC
This window contains:
- the LOC120677947 gene encoding MND1-interacting protein 1-like; the protein is MAGQARDRGSRASRKGRTARAGPAAAPPPASDPDPAAGEDAADELEERLLKRLDEAYAAALARLADLGHSEEASLEAVLRAGHCYGKLNDPVSNIVANARNYLSDPGHAGGVGGFADLRRLEEYSLAGLVCLLQSSRPTLTRGEALWCLLSSDLRLEEAVAIGCSLNGKHAQAAAPAESEDLSPDVAETPQRGHIHYHNTTAAAAAHDPALLDPKSFMRLAVCQGPAAATISCLKAAGWSRSSGAVPEGQPKESFAKKLSTEELIESVVAELEALDIDKKDPPDANPDPKNQMVRDLIKQTREMEAQLKERREWAQGKAIQAARKLGTDLTELRVLRMEHDENQRRKKEKQVMEDDTMKRLAHLENELKKKSGQLDRSNATVQRLEMENAEIRAEMEAAKLSASETERQCQGLLRKEKKDTKKLDVWERQKAKLKEDIAECKTKITQAERELSEVNKAIKNMEIKIREDTRAKEENVALLEEEHRKKEAAKADSDRRLEELRRKKEVESQCYKDDFRRLQDELNRLQKSTGTNQPAVPSISPPGMTNRSTARAPKQQHIQRPPATSNRPPLQPAQKPSRRRECVVCKKEEACVILLQCAHQVLCVGCNKLQEDKGVVRCPCCSAKIEERIRVFGASSN